GTTGAGGTGTCTGGTTCTGTTTCTGGCGCCTCTGCTCGTGTCAGCCTGCGACCCGGAGCCGGTGGCGAAGGATGCCTGGTTCAAACTCGAGATTGGCGCGGTCGCATTCGAAGTCCAGTTCGCGATCGACCAGGCGACCCAGGCCCGTGGATTGATGTATCGGGAGTCGCTGGGAGACAACCAGGGCATGCTCTTCATTTCGGAACGTCCCCGACGGCAGAGTTTCTGGATGCGTAACACCCTCATTCCACTCGACATCGGTTTCTTCACCGAAGACGGCACCCTTCGCGAAGTATATCCGATGTTTCCCCGCGATGAAACAAAGGTGGTCTCGCGAAGGGATGATATTTTCTACGCCCTCGAAATGAACCACGGCTGGTTCAAGGCAAATGGCGTCAGGACGGGCGACCGGCTGGATACTGAGGCAATCCAGAGTGCGCGCAGAGCGCTGATGACGGCCAGATAATTCGGAAAAGTGACGGTTTGTGCATCCGGATGACCGGATGGTGCGAAAGACGGGATAACCACACGGCGACCTCTTCGGGGGCCGCCTTGCAGCTAACCCACCAACGCACAATCAATGAAAATCCGTCTAAAGAAATCCATTACACTAAGTCTGCTCGCGGCTGCCCTGGCCCTGCCGGTCAGTGCCGCCAACCTGATCAACGTTTCCACCCGCAGCCAAGTCGGCACGGGTGAGAATGTCATGATCGTCGGCCTCGTCGTCGAGGGTGAGGTCGGTGAAACCGTGCCGATCTTCTTCCGTTCCCTC
This sequence is a window from Opitutaceae bacterium. Protein-coding genes within it:
- a CDS encoding DUF192 domain-containing protein; translation: MPDSSEYPSLRHRFVSPLRCLVLFLAPLLVSACDPEPVAKDAWFKLEIGAVAFEVQFAIDQATQARGLMYRESLGDNQGMLFISERPRRQSFWMRNTLIPLDIGFFTEDGTLREVYPMFPRDETKVVSRRDDIFYALEMNHGWFKANGVRTGDRLDTEAIQSARRALMTAR